A single region of the Devosia sp. FJ2-5-3 genome encodes:
- a CDS encoding TetR/AcrR family transcriptional regulator has protein sequence MAMMESMEATRRRHIIDCTIRVIARDGLTGTSLSRVAREAKVAKGIICYYFGNKDGLFAAVMERLRERTFLSAVKRAESRDEAWERIAAFVCTHLQLMRDRQVEVLAMRHLAESDGNGQDEDQISIWREQRDWLAETLMAGQLAGDFKQFDAHVVAGAISGAIDSGLARLAHDPEFDLNHCSAQLLALLEPGVRGANLPDVIPDASLAAE, from the coding sequence ATGGCGATGATGGAGTCTATGGAGGCCACGCGACGCAGACACATCATCGATTGTACCATTCGCGTCATTGCGCGTGACGGTTTGACGGGAACGTCGCTGTCACGCGTCGCGCGGGAGGCCAAGGTCGCGAAGGGGATAATTTGCTACTATTTTGGAAATAAGGACGGACTTTTCGCCGCGGTGATGGAGCGTTTACGCGAACGGACCTTCCTCTCCGCAGTGAAAAGGGCAGAAAGTCGTGATGAAGCCTGGGAGCGGATTGCAGCATTTGTTTGTACTCATCTCCAGCTCATGCGCGATCGACAGGTCGAGGTCCTCGCCATGCGCCACCTTGCCGAAAGTGACGGAAATGGCCAGGACGAGGATCAGATTTCGATCTGGCGTGAACAGCGCGACTGGCTGGCAGAAACGCTGATGGCTGGACAACTTGCTGGCGATTTCAAGCAGTTCGATGCGCATGTGGTGGCCGGAGCAATCTCCGGAGCCATCGATAGTGGCCTTGCACGATTGGCCCACGACCCCGAGTTCGATCTCAATCATTGCTCCGCGCAATTGCTTGCACTGCTTGAGCCTGGGGTGCGCGGCGCAAACTTGCCTGACGTCATTCCCGATGCTTCACTAGCTGCAGAGTGA
- a CDS encoding sigma-70 family RNA polymerase sigma factor, producing the protein MASWGRGQFDVLGQLPALRRYALSLTRNPSEAEDLVQEALLRALERRASYRAGGNLRGWLLAVMHNLFVDRLRSRSSAADHESEFGSRVALTLPANQYDTLRLSQVRRAFDLLPVEQREALHLVTIEGLSYDEASEVLGVPAGTVMSRISRGREALRRWESGPTLSLVKENE; encoded by the coding sequence ATGGCATCTTGGGGACGAGGCCAGTTCGATGTCCTTGGGCAATTGCCGGCCCTGCGGCGCTACGCGCTGAGCCTTACACGAAACCCTTCGGAAGCGGAGGACTTGGTCCAGGAGGCCCTCCTACGCGCCCTGGAGCGACGCGCCAGCTATCGCGCAGGCGGAAATTTGCGCGGCTGGTTGCTGGCCGTGATGCATAACCTCTTTGTCGATCGACTGCGGTCGCGGTCCAGCGCAGCGGACCATGAAAGCGAATTTGGCTCTCGCGTCGCGCTGACCTTGCCCGCCAACCAATACGACACGTTGCGACTGTCACAAGTTCGCCGTGCGTTCGATCTACTCCCGGTTGAACAACGCGAAGCCTTGCATCTCGTGACCATAGAAGGATTGAGCTATGACGAGGCTTCTGAGGTACTCGGTGTCCCGGCAGGAACGGTCATGTCGCGCATCTCCCGTGGTCGAGAGGCACTGCGTCGCTGGGAAAGTGGACCAACACTGAGCTTGGTGAAGGAGAACGAGTGA
- a CDS encoding anti-sigma factor, giving the protein MSKGNVIDALDLVAYADDQLEPERRIAVEHWLSQHPSEAAGIMADLRLRGELRMALVADEVSVSDETELLAARLGGKLQRQQLFRNARPVFAACVLVMLGWLAHDQVGHTSAWASSAVPDYVSAAVDAHHTTELRASMTSQVQATDYDPDELMAGTGLKLPQLPSSWTVSDVQVYPSRHGPSVEIAVHTTEFGLISIFAARPGPFLVMPPRTRDVEDTTTAYWQVGDMAYAIVATGHQDNVGAAATRLFELLR; this is encoded by the coding sequence ATGTCAAAAGGCAATGTTATTGATGCTTTGGACCTCGTTGCCTACGCTGATGATCAGCTTGAGCCCGAACGGCGCATAGCTGTTGAACACTGGCTGTCGCAGCACCCCTCCGAGGCCGCCGGGATCATGGCCGATTTGCGATTGCGCGGCGAGCTTCGCATGGCGCTCGTGGCCGATGAAGTATCTGTTTCGGACGAAACAGAGCTATTGGCCGCCCGCCTGGGCGGCAAGTTGCAGAGGCAGCAGCTTTTCCGAAATGCCAGGCCGGTGTTTGCGGCGTGCGTGCTTGTCATGCTCGGCTGGCTTGCCCACGATCAAGTCGGCCACACATCCGCATGGGCTTCGAGTGCGGTACCAGACTATGTGTCCGCCGCGGTCGACGCACACCACACCACAGAACTGCGCGCGTCCATGACCTCTCAGGTCCAGGCAACAGATTACGATCCGGACGAGTTGATGGCTGGCACCGGCCTGAAACTGCCCCAACTCCCCAGCAGTTGGACGGTCTCAGACGTACAGGTTTATCCGTCACGCCATGGGCCTAGCGTAGAGATCGCCGTCCACACCACAGAATTCGGACTGATATCAATCTTTGCCGCCAGGCCTGGCCCATTTCTTGTCATGCCGCCGCGCACCAGAGACGTCGAAGATACAACCACCGCCTATTGGCAGGTTGGCGACATGGCATATGCAATCGTGGCCACCGGCCATCAGGATAATGTAGGCGCGGCCGCGACCCGCCTGTTCGAACTGTTGCGTTAA
- a CDS encoding TetR-like C-terminal domain-containing protein — translation MSEIAQPETDPRFIRTHKSLLEALIALVDADPGQPISITRLVETAGVTRPTFYQHFADVGAALQEAALERVAAAYPSFVRHDDGRAIVQQVYDHILPPLQHLHDHRQFYLRVIQTAASASLFEALVRLVQERMQRHPPQSDNDLSDVIAAGAMWLVVRWLRGSVDGSPRDIARRIATLAPLLQETEEEEHR, via the coding sequence ATGTCAGAGATCGCGCAGCCCGAAACGGATCCTCGCTTCATCCGAACGCACAAGTCGCTTCTGGAGGCTTTGATTGCGCTGGTTGATGCGGATCCCGGCCAGCCCATATCCATCACCAGATTGGTTGAGACTGCTGGTGTCACACGACCGACATTCTATCAGCACTTTGCCGATGTGGGCGCCGCGTTGCAGGAGGCCGCGCTGGAGCGCGTGGCGGCCGCATATCCTTCCTTCGTCCGGCATGACGATGGGCGCGCAATTGTCCAGCAGGTCTATGACCACATTCTGCCGCCATTGCAGCATCTTCACGACCACCGGCAATTCTATCTGCGAGTCATTCAGACGGCTGCATCAGCCTCGCTCTTTGAAGCGCTGGTGCGACTGGTCCAGGAACGCATGCAGAGGCATCCACCGCAAAGCGACAACGACCTCTCCGATGTCATCGCGGCAGGAGCGATGTGGCTGGTGGTGCGCTGGTTAAGGGGATCCGTTGACGGAAGCCCTCGGGACATTGCGAGGCGCATCGCCACATTGGCGCCGCTTCTTCAGGAAACCGAGGAAGAGGAGCACCGCTGA